The sequence AGACATCACTATTGATATCAAATCTCTCGACATGGATGCCCGGGGAATCGGCCACCTGCACAATGAAGACGGCACTCAAGGCAAAGTGATCTTTGTTGAAGGAGCCCTTCCAGGAGAAAATGTCAGCTTTCACTCATTTCGTAAAAAAAAGAAGTGGGAATTCGCCACGATGACAGCATTGCATCGGGAATCTGTCTCGCGCATAAAGCCACGTTGCCAGTTTTACGGTGTGTGTGGCGGATGCGCAATGCAACATTTAGAGCCGAACGCCCAGGTTGCCATAAAACAACGTGTACTAGAAGATAACCTTTGGCATATCAGCAAAGTGAAAGCGGATCTCATGCTGCGGCCAATTTATGGGCCAACATGGGAATATCGCTATCGCGCTCGGATTTCTGTGCGGAACGTGCCTAAAAAAGGCGGCGTTCTAGTTGGATTTCACGAGAGAAAGTCGCCCTACGTCACCAACATGACCAGTTGCGAAATTTTGCCCGCAAAGGTGTCTGCGATGTTAGTGCCGTTGCGTGGATTGATCGGCTCACTGACCATCATCGAACACTTGCCGCAGATTGAATTAGCGGTGGGCGAAAATGCGCAAGGCGAAGTCACTGTGATGGTATTGCGCATTATGGCGGCGTTGAGCGCGGAGGATGAAGTTAAGCTGAAGGCGTTCGCCGATGAGTATCAGGTCCAGTGGTGGCTCCAAACCGGGGCGCCAGAGACAGCAGCGCCGTTTTATCCTGCGCAGAGCGATCTGTATTACACGTTGCCTGAATTTAATATCCGCATGCCGTTTAAGCCGACTGACTTCACGCAAGTCAATCATCAGATCAATCGTGTATTGGTAGCAAAAGCAATACGTTTGTTGGGCTTATTGCCGGAAGAGCGGGTTGCTGATTTGTTTTGCGGTTTAGGTAACTTTACGTTGCCACTCGCAACGCTGGTACGAGAAGTGGTTGGCATCGAGGGTAGCGAGGCGTTAGTTGTGCGCTCGAGAGAGAATGCGGTCGTCAATCAATTAGGCGACAAAACCACTTTTTATTGCCGGAATCTCTTCGAGGCCACCACTGGAGATTTTATTGCACTCGGTAAATTCGACAGAATGTTAATTGATCCGCCAAGGGACGGTGCGGCGGCAGTATGTGCAGCCATAGTCGGATTGGCAGACTCAAATCGTCACCTTATGCCGAAACGCATTGTGTACGTGTCTTGTAGTCCATCAACATTGGCGCGTGATGCTGGGACGTTAATTCATGGCGGATATCGATTGTCTCAGGCGGGTGTCGTTAATATGTTTCCGCATACGGCCCATGTCGAATCGATTGCCGTATTTGATTTGGTTGAAGCGACCGCATAGCGTTAATTGCAAATTGTTAAGTCCTTTACAAATGTATAAACGTTAAAAAGCCAACCTCAAACGGTTGGCTTTTGAATAGGTATTTCGCGTCTACAGCTAAATGATTAAATGTAATATTAGTTCCGATTGCCACCAAAAATCCCTAGCAACGATAAGAGATTAACAAAAATATTATAAACATCAAGATAGATGCTTAATGTTGCGCGAACATAATTAGTCTCGCCACCGTTAATAATTTGTTGCACGTCGTATAAGATGTAGGCCGAAAAAATCGCAATAGCAATGACTGATACTGCCAAATAAAGTGCTGGGATTTGTAAAAAGATATTCGCCACACTTGCCACTATTATAACGATCAAACCAGCAAATAACCATTTCCCCAGGCCAGAGAAGTCGCGCTTGGACACTGTAGCAATTGTTGCCATGACTGCGAATACGATCCCGGTACCGCCGAACGCCATCATAATCAGTGTTCCACCATTCGAAAACCTGAGCGTATGTTCAATCAGTCTCGTCAGCATCAGACCCATGAAGAACGTAAAGGCTAACAGGACGACTACACCCCAGCCGGTATCCTTGGTTTTTTCAATAGCGTAGAAGAATCCGAAAGCAATTGCCATAAACGCAACAAATCCGATCATCGGATTGCCGGAGAATAGATTGAAATTGAGTTGTACGCCAACCCAGGCACCGCCAATTGTTGGAATCATCGACAGCGCGAGTAGCCAATAGGTATTACGTAGCACGCGATTGCGAACGCCGCTTAGACCTGCGGTGGTGCCCGTTGGTGCGTAACGATGTTGCTGATTTGAATTCATGATTATCCCTTTTTTAACAGCGTGAACATAAGCTGGAAGTAGCATAGCACGTTGTGGTAAGACTATCTTTGCCACGGCCATCAAGCCTTATAGGTCGTTCGTTAATTCAGACAGTTTTCAGCGTCAGAGGTTCTATTGGGGTGTTAGGTCGCGGTGATATGGTTCTCTTGCAGGTGTTTCGTGGTAAAATCTAAGGTTGATTGGATTATAAAACAATCCTTCTAAAACATGGCATTAATGCATGATTTTACCTAACACAATTTCAGCCAATTTCGCATAGTTCTGACTAGCACCGTCTAGTATCAATGCAATTGAAGATGTAATTGAATAACTTACACCAGTTTGACCTTTCTATATTATTGGAGTTTTTTTAAATGGCAATTGAACGCACCCTATCGATTATCAAACCAGACGCAGTCGCTAAAAACGTCATCGGTCAAATTTACAGCCGTTTTGAAACAGCTGGCCTGAAAATCATCGCTGCGCGCATGATGCATTTGTCCCGCGCCGAAGCAGAAGGTTTTTACGCTGTGCACGCTGCTCGTCCATTCTTCAAGGATCTGGTTGATTTCATGATCTCTGGTCCTGTTATTGTGCAAGCACTGGAAGGCGAAAACGCTATCCTGACGCACCGTGACCTGATGGGCGCGACAGATCCAAAGAAGGCCGATAAAGGCACGATTCGTGCTGATTTCGCAGATTCGATCGATGCAAATGCAGTTCATGGCTCCGATGCCGCTGAAACAGCTGCTGTTGAAATCGCTTATTTCTTTCCTGCTTTGAACGTGTACTCACGTTAATTCGCAAAGCACGAATTAGTAAGGTGTTAATAAGTATCAAGTCAGTACGTGCAATGAAGCACAGATAATTGATAAGTTAGTAAGTTGTAGTACGTTGATCCGCCTGACATTTGCATTCATTTTTTGCATTTGCACACGGATCAACAATTAGATGGAATCTGTCATGACAGCTCTCACCAACCTGCTGGATCTGGACCCTGCGCAACTTGTCGACTATTGCGGCGAATTGGGTGAGAAGCCGTTTCGCGCTAAGCAATTGCTACGCTGGATACACCAGTTCGGAGCAAGTGATTTCGACGCAATGACCGATCTGGCCAAGTCCTTACGCGACAAACTGGCCACGCGCGCGATGATCGCCGCACCGGCCGTAATTAGTGATCATATTTCCACAGATGGCACCCGCAAATGGTTGCTGGATGTCGGACAGGGTAATGCTGTAGAAGCAGTATTCATTCCCGAAGAAAATCGGGGCACGCTGTGCATTTCGACTCAGGCTGGATGTGCCGTAAACTGT is a genomic window of Glaciimonas sp. CA11.2 containing:
- the rlmD gene encoding 23S rRNA (uracil(1939)-C(5))-methyltransferase RlmD; translation: MHQDITIDIKSLDMDARGIGHLHNEDGTQGKVIFVEGALPGENVSFHSFRKKKKWEFATMTALHRESVSRIKPRCQFYGVCGGCAMQHLEPNAQVAIKQRVLEDNLWHISKVKADLMLRPIYGPTWEYRYRARISVRNVPKKGGVLVGFHERKSPYVTNMTSCEILPAKVSAMLVPLRGLIGSLTIIEHLPQIELAVGENAQGEVTVMVLRIMAALSAEDEVKLKAFADEYQVQWWLQTGAPETAAPFYPAQSDLYYTLPEFNIRMPFKPTDFTQVNHQINRVLVAKAIRLLGLLPEERVADLFCGLGNFTLPLATLVREVVGIEGSEALVVRSRENAVVNQLGDKTTFYCRNLFEATTGDFIALGKFDRMLIDPPRDGAAAVCAAIVGLADSNRHLMPKRIVYVSCSPSTLARDAGTLIHGGYRLSQAGVVNMFPHTAHVESIAVFDLVEATA
- the ndk gene encoding nucleoside-diphosphate kinase, which translates into the protein MAIERTLSIIKPDAVAKNVIGQIYSRFETAGLKIIAARMMHLSRAEAEGFYAVHAARPFFKDLVDFMISGPVIVQALEGENAILTHRDLMGATDPKKADKGTIRADFADSIDANAVHGSDAAETAAVEIAYFFPALNVYSR
- a CDS encoding Bax inhibitor-1/YccA family protein, with amino-acid sequence MNSNQQHRYAPTGTTAGLSGVRNRVLRNTYWLLALSMIPTIGGAWVGVQLNFNLFSGNPMIGFVAFMAIAFGFFYAIEKTKDTGWGVVVLLAFTFFMGLMLTRLIEHTLRFSNGGTLIMMAFGGTGIVFAVMATIATVSKRDFSGLGKWLFAGLIVIIVASVANIFLQIPALYLAVSVIAIAIFSAYILYDVQQIINGGETNYVRATLSIYLDVYNIFVNLLSLLGIFGGNRN